The following are encoded together in the Pleurocapsa sp. FMAR1 genome:
- the coaD gene encoding pantetheine-phosphate adenylyltransferase yields MIAIYPGSFDPVTLGHIDIIERGAKLFERVIVAVLSNPSKQSLFTVDERMEQIKKCTQHIKNIKVDSFVGLTVEYAKIHQAGVLLRGLRVLSDFEKELQMAHTNKTLNQEIETVFLATTKEYSFLSSSIVKEIAHFGGSIDHLVSTNVAQDMYQKYQNQ; encoded by the coding sequence ATGATTGCAATTTATCCAGGCAGTTTTGATCCAGTTACTTTAGGTCATATTGATATTATTGAAAGAGGCGCAAAACTATTCGAGCGAGTGATTGTAGCAGTTCTTTCTAATCCTAGTAAACAGTCATTATTTACCGTAGATGAAAGAATGGAGCAGATTAAAAAATGCACTCAACATATTAAAAATATAAAGGTTGATAGCTTTGTTGGCTTGACAGTTGAATATGCAAAAATACATCAGGCTGGAGTATTGTTGAGAGGTTTGAGAGTTCTCTCGGACTTTGAAAAGGAGTTACAAATGGCACATACCAATAAAACTTTAAATCAGGAAATCGAAACAGTTTTTCTAGCTACCACTAAAGAATATAGTTTTTTAAGCAGTAGTATTGTTAAGGAAATCGCTCATTTTGGAGGGTCAATCGATCATTTAGTTTCGACGAATGTTGCTCAAGATATGTATCAAAAATACCAAAACCAGTAG
- a CDS encoding AI-2E family transporter has product MIDTITKLPKWLTRGLVLPLLVLNGWLLILVFEYFQSLVTILATATLLSFILDYPVRWLEQRRLPRAIAILVVLLSCILLLTVIGITVIPVLLDQTNGLLERLPSWVASGSEQAQVFETWADERNFPISISTLVTNYLGRISSQLQQLSGQILGSFFSVVGSLLDLLLTVVLTFYLLLHGSELWQDLFQVFPDESRVRIRESLKRTFNNYFVGQLTVASVMWISITVAFFIIQVPFSFLFGLIVGIMALFPFGAAFSISLVSLLMALKSIWLGLRVLIVAFVIEQIVESVIAPRLLGEFTGLNPVLILLSLLVGAQLGGFLGLILAVPAASFIKALLLIFKSEPEPKPEKLTVNV; this is encoded by the coding sequence TTACTAAATTACCGAAATGGTTGACTAGAGGGTTAGTTTTACCCCTATTGGTTTTAAATGGCTGGCTGCTAATATTGGTGTTTGAATATTTTCAATCTTTAGTTACCATCCTTGCCACCGCAACTTTACTATCATTTATCTTAGATTACCCTGTTCGCTGGTTAGAACAACGCCGTCTTCCTAGAGCGATCGCTATTTTAGTTGTTTTACTATCGTGTATACTACTATTGACCGTAATTGGAATTACAGTCATTCCTGTCCTGCTCGATCAGACAAATGGACTATTAGAGCGTTTACCTAGCTGGGTAGCATCGGGTAGTGAGCAAGCACAGGTATTTGAAACCTGGGCTGATGAGCGCAATTTTCCGATTAGCATTAGTACCTTAGTTACCAATTATTTAGGTCGCATTTCTTCCCAACTACAGCAGTTAAGCGGACAAATTTTGGGCAGCTTCTTTTCGGTAGTTGGTAGTTTATTAGACTTATTATTAACTGTAGTTTTAACTTTTTACCTGCTGCTGCACGGCAGCGAACTTTGGCAAGATTTATTCCAAGTTTTTCCTGATGAATCAAGAGTTAGGATTCGTGAATCGCTGAAGCGAACCTTTAATAACTATTTTGTCGGACAGTTAACGGTTGCTTCTGTAATGTGGATTAGCATTACCGTGGCATTTTTCATTATTCAAGTTCCCTTTAGTTTCTTGTTTGGTTTGATTGTGGGGATTATGGCACTTTTTCCTTTTGGCGCAGCCTTCAGCATTAGTTTGGTTAGTTTACTGATGGCTTTAAAAAGTATTTGGCTAGGATTACGTGTTCTGATAGTAGCCTTTGTAATTGAGCAAATAGTTGAAAGCGTAATTGCTCCTCGTCTTTTGGGAGAGTTTACTGGCTTAAATCCTGTCTTAATTTTACTTTCTTTGTTGGTTGGAGCGCAGTTAGGAGGCTTTTTGGGCTTGATTTTAGCAGTGCCTGCTGCTAGCTTTATCAAAGCTTTATTGCTTATTTTTAAGTCTGAACCCGAACCAAAGCCTGAAAAACTAACGGTCAATGTCTAA